The nucleotide window TCTACAGCGTCGCGCGCGACCAGCTCGGGAACATCGAGGCGGCACCGCCGGTGCCCGATGCCACCACGCAATCGACCACGGCGGTGGAAGGGGGCCCAGCCCCGGTGATGCTGGCGCTGGCCGGTGCGCGACCGAACCCGACGCGCGGGCCGATTCAGGTGTGGCTCACGCTCCCGAGCCGGGAGCGGGCCACCTTGGAGCTGCTCGACATCGCCGGGCGGCGCGTGGCCCATCGCGAGGTGGGGGAGCTCGGGCCGGGGGCGCATCTCGTGACGCTGGCGCTTTCACCTGCGCCACGGGCGGGCCTCTACTTCCTGCGGCTCAAGCAGGGAGATCGCGAGCTCACGGGTCGCGTCGCATTGATTCGCTGATCCACGCATCGCTGCATGTTGTAGTGTCGTCCCATGCTGCTGACTCCCGCCACGCGCCTTGGCGTGTACGAGATCCTCGCCCCGCTCGGCGCGGGGGGCATGGGTGAGGTGTATCGCGCCCGCGACACACGGCTCAAGCGCGACATCGCGATCAAGGTGCTGCCCGACGACGTGGCCTCGTCGCCCGACCGGCTCGCCCGCTTCGAGCGCGAGGCCACGACCGTGGCCGGGCTCAATCACCCGAACATCGTCACCCTGTTCTCCTTCGAGGAGGTCGCGGGCACGCGTTTCCTGACGATGGAGCTGGTCGAGGGCCCTCACTTGCGCGCACTCGATCGGGATCCGCGGTGGATGCAGTTCCTGAAGCAAATCGGGCTCGAGGAGTGAGACTCGAGCGCCGGCAAGGTGCGCCGGGTTACCCTCTGGCTTGGGCACCCTAGGTCCGGCGATTCAGGTGCCTGATCTCACATCTTTCTTACGGGTGAAGTGGAGGGTTCGCGGGCCGTGGAACTCGACCACCGTCTGAACACCGGTCTCAAGGGCCACTATGCGATCCAGCACGAGCTGGGCCGCGGCGGAACGGCGACCGTGTTCCTCGCCCAGGACCTGCGCCATCGCCGCCCGGTGGCGATCAAGGTGCTCCATCCCGAGCTGGCAGCGATTATTGGGCCGCAGCGGTTCCTGCGGGAAATCGAGGTCGCTGCCGGCCTCACTCACCCTCATATCCTTCCCCTCTACGACTCAGGTGAGACGGATGGGCTCCTCTACTACGTGATGCCCTACGCGGAGGGCGAGTCGTTACGCCAGCGGTTGGAGCGCGAGAAGCAATTGCCAATCGATGACGCAATGCGGATCACGCGCGAGACGGCGGACGCCTTGGACCATGCCCACCGGCGTGGCGTGGTGCATCGCGACATCAAGCCCGAAAACATCCTGCTGCTCGGGCAGCACGCCGTCGTGGCCGACTTCGGTATCGCCCGCGCGCTGATCGCGGCCGGCGACGAGCGCCTGACCGCGACCGGGGCGGCGATCGGCACGCCGGCCTACATGAGCCCTGAGCAAACGGCTGGGAGTCGCGATGTGGACGGACGCAGCGACCAGTACAGCCTCGGCTGCGTGGCCTACGAGATGCTCGCGGGCGTCCCACCGTTCAGCGGGCCAACGATGGAAAGCCTCGCACACCAGCATCTGAGCGTGGCGCCGCGTCCGGTGACGGACTTGCGTCCCGCCGTGGCCGTCGCCACCAGCGCAGCCATCACGCGCGCGTTGGCCAAGACGGCCGCAGACCGCTTTGGGACCCTGACGGAGTTCGCAACAGCGCTCGACGCGGGTAGGGAAGCCGCGACAGGCGGCATCGGCCCAATTCGGGCCAGCCAGACACCGCTCGAGCTGCAGGACACGGTCTTGATGCGTCCTTCGCGCCGCCGGCGCTTTGCGTTGGCGGGAGCCGCCGTGGTGGTGGCTGTCGCGGCCGTGGCCTGGGTGCTGATGCGCTCGGAGCCGCGACCCACGGCGGAGAAGCATTGGATCCTGGTCGCCGACTTCGACGGTCCGGCGGATGACTCGAGCCTCGCCGCGACGGCGCGCGACCTGGT belongs to Candidatus Eisenbacteria bacterium and includes:
- a CDS encoding protein kinase, yielding MLLTPATRLGVYEILAPLGAGGMGEVYRARDTRLKRDIAIKVLPDDVASSPDRLARFEREATTVAGLNHPNIVTLFSFEEVAGTRFLTMELVEGPHLRALDRDPRWMQFLKQIGLEE